A portion of the Juglans microcarpa x Juglans regia isolate MS1-56 chromosome 1D, Jm3101_v1.0, whole genome shotgun sequence genome contains these proteins:
- the LOC121268905 gene encoding actin-depolymerizing factor 10: MANSSSGMAVHDECKLKFLELKAKRNYRFIVFKIEEKIQQVIVEKLGNPDETYDDFTASMPENECRYAVYDLDFTTNENCQKSKIFFIAWAPDTSRVRSKMLYASSKDRFRRELDGVQVELQATDPSEMSFDIIKGRAL, encoded by the exons gCAAATTCATCATCTGGGATGGCTGTACATGATGAATGCAAGCTCAAGTTCTTGGAGCTAAAAGCAAAGAGGAACTATCGATTCATTGTGTTTAAGATTGAAGAGAAGATCCAACAGGTGATAGTAGAGAAGCTTGGGAATCCTGATGAAACCTATGATGATTTCACTGCCTCCATGCCCGAAAATGAGTGTCGTTATGCTGTCTATGATCTTGATTTCACTACCAACGAGAATTGCCAGAAAAGCAAGATCTTCTTCATTGCAtg GGCACCTGACACATCCAGGGTGAGGAGTAAGATGCTTTATGCAAGCTCGAAGGACAGATTCAGGAGAGAATTGGACGGGGTTCAAGTGGAGTTGCAAGCAACAGATCCAAGCGAGATGAGCTTTGATATCATTAAGGGGCGAGCTCTCTAA